One Clavibacter zhangzhiyongii genomic region harbors:
- a CDS encoding cytochrome c oxidase assembly protein has product MPRLLRVAGPAALLIVAFLSLLAALAIGGGAAPQLLEDAGPVVRYGLPAAKMMVNITAATAIGALLLAAFALSRKRAEYGRALDIAAAGAALWTVASAITAFFTFLSVSGTPFSLSPEFGTSLGLVLTQISVGQAWLATTLIAATVTVLCFAVRNHTAIAFVLVLAVGGLVPMAQQGHAGGTEGHDAAVNALGLHLVFAAVWLGGLLTMVLLRSKLDGDRLVPVLRRYSAVALVCFVVVAASGYVSAEIRVGSLDRLLTPYGLLVLVKVAALLALGLFGAAYRRVLIGRLEERGSTARGPFWWLVTAELAFMGVASGVAAALARTAPPVSQVVATQLPDPTPAQILTGEPLPPELTPMRYLTEWNFDLLWVLLCAFGVFFYLAGVRRLRKRGDAWPVHRSILWVAGMIGLFYITNGGVNVYQKYLFSSHMLAHMVLAMVIPLLLVPGAPVTLAMRAIRKRQDGSRGGREWILMAVHSKFAGFVGHPIVAAVLFAGSLLVFYYSPLFSWATTDHIGHQWMIVHFLIVGYLFTQNLIGVDPMPVRLAYPMRLLLLLATMAFHAFFGLSLMTGTGLLLADWFGAMGRPWGESALADQQAGGGIAWSIGEIPTVVLAIVTAIMWSKSDKRDSVRYDRKADRDGDAELEAYNRNLEALQAAERR; this is encoded by the coding sequence ATGCCCAGACTCCTCCGCGTCGCGGGGCCCGCCGCCCTCCTCATCGTCGCGTTCCTCTCCCTGCTGGCCGCGCTCGCCATCGGCGGAGGCGCCGCCCCGCAGCTCCTCGAGGACGCCGGCCCGGTGGTCCGCTACGGACTGCCCGCCGCGAAGATGATGGTGAACATCACGGCGGCCACGGCCATCGGCGCGCTGCTGCTCGCGGCCTTCGCGCTGTCCCGGAAGCGCGCCGAGTACGGACGGGCGCTCGACATCGCCGCCGCGGGCGCAGCCCTCTGGACGGTCGCCTCGGCGATCACCGCCTTCTTCACCTTCCTCAGCGTCTCGGGCACGCCGTTCTCCCTCAGCCCCGAGTTCGGCACGAGCCTCGGCCTGGTGCTCACGCAGATCTCCGTCGGCCAGGCGTGGCTCGCGACCACGCTCATCGCCGCGACCGTCACGGTGCTGTGCTTCGCGGTGCGGAACCACACGGCCATCGCGTTCGTGCTCGTCCTCGCCGTCGGCGGGCTCGTCCCCATGGCCCAGCAGGGGCACGCGGGCGGCACCGAGGGGCACGACGCCGCCGTCAACGCGCTCGGCCTGCACCTCGTGTTCGCGGCCGTGTGGCTCGGCGGCCTGCTCACGATGGTGCTGCTGCGCTCGAAGCTCGACGGCGACCGGCTCGTGCCCGTCCTCCGCCGCTACTCGGCCGTGGCGCTCGTGTGCTTCGTGGTCGTCGCGGCGTCCGGGTACGTGAGCGCGGAGATCCGCGTCGGCTCGCTCGACCGGCTGCTCACCCCGTACGGCCTGCTGGTGCTCGTGAAGGTCGCGGCCCTGCTCGCGCTCGGGCTGTTCGGCGCCGCGTACCGCCGGGTGCTCATCGGGCGCCTGGAGGAGCGGGGATCCACGGCCCGCGGGCCCTTCTGGTGGCTCGTGACCGCGGAGCTCGCGTTCATGGGCGTCGCGTCCGGCGTGGCCGCGGCCCTCGCCCGCACCGCGCCGCCGGTGAGCCAGGTCGTGGCGACGCAGCTGCCGGATCCGACGCCCGCGCAGATCCTCACCGGCGAGCCCCTGCCGCCCGAGCTCACGCCCATGCGCTACCTCACCGAGTGGAACTTCGACCTGCTCTGGGTCCTGCTGTGCGCCTTCGGCGTCTTCTTCTACCTGGCCGGCGTGCGCCGCCTCCGGAAGCGCGGCGACGCCTGGCCCGTGCACCGCTCGATCCTCTGGGTCGCGGGCATGATCGGCCTCTTCTACATCACCAACGGCGGCGTGAACGTCTACCAGAAGTACCTCTTCAGCTCGCACATGCTGGCGCACATGGTGCTGGCCATGGTCATCCCGCTGCTGCTCGTGCCGGGTGCGCCCGTGACGCTCGCGATGCGCGCCATCCGCAAGCGCCAGGACGGCAGCCGCGGCGGCCGCGAGTGGATCCTCATGGCCGTCCACTCCAAGTTCGCCGGCTTCGTCGGCCACCCCATCGTGGCGGCCGTGCTCTTCGCCGGGTCGCTCCTCGTCTTCTACTACTCGCCGCTGTTCAGCTGGGCCACGACCGACCACATCGGGCACCAGTGGATGATCGTGCACTTCCTCATCGTCGGGTACCTCTTCACGCAGAACCTCATCGGCGTCGACCCGATGCCCGTGCGCCTGGCCTACCCGATGCGCCTGCTGCTGCTCCTCGCCACCATGGCGTTCCACGCGTTCTTCGGGCTGTCGCTCATGACGGGGACCGGGCTGCTGCTCGCGGACTGGTTCGGCGCCATGGGGCGGCCGTGGGGCGAGTCGGCGCTGGCCGACCAGCAGGCGGGCGGCGGCATCGCGTGGAGCATCGGCGAGATCCCCACGGTGGTCCTCGCGATCGTCACGGCCATCATGTGGAGCAAGAGCGACAAGCGGGACTCCGTCCGGTACGACCGCAAGGCGGACCGCGACGGCGACGCCGAGCTCGAGGCCTACAACCGCAACCTCGAGGCGCTGCAGGCGGCGGAGCGGCGCTGA
- the rpmG gene encoding 50S ribosomal protein L33 encodes MAKQQDVRPIIKLRSTAGTGYTYVTRKNRRNNPDRLVLKKYDPVVRKHVDFREER; translated from the coding sequence ATGGCCAAGCAGCAGGACGTCCGTCCGATCATCAAGCTCCGCTCGACGGCTGGCACCGGGTACACGTACGTGACCCGCAAGAACCGCCGCAACAACCCCGACCGCCTCGTGCTGAAGAAGTACGACCCGGTCGTCCGCAAGCACGTCGACTTCCGCGAGGAGCGCTAA
- a CDS encoding ABC transporter ATP-binding protein, with amino-acid sequence MGGPAVDDTAPAALAAPAAPLVAPTAPRLRAEGVTLAYDRRVISEGLDVAVPDRSFTVIVGPNACGKSTLLRALARLLAPTSGGVLLDDRPLGSYRAKEVARIVGLLPQSAIAPEGITVADLVARGRFPHQNLIRQWTSTDEDAVQDAMAATGVADLAARHVDELSGGQRQRVWVAMALAQQTPVLLLDEPTTFLDIAHQIELLDLLADLHRDGSTIVAVLHDLNHAARYADHLIVMAEGRVVAAGAPGDVVTAELVEEVFGLPCLVIDDPVSHTPLIVPRGGRWA; translated from the coding sequence ATGGGAGGTCCCGCCGTGGACGACACCGCACCCGCCGCGCTCGCGGCACCCGCCGCGCCCCTAGTCGCCCCGACCGCTCCGCGCCTCCGCGCCGAGGGCGTCACGCTCGCCTACGACCGCCGCGTGATCTCGGAGGGCCTCGACGTCGCCGTGCCCGACCGCTCCTTCACGGTGATCGTCGGCCCCAACGCCTGCGGCAAGTCGACCCTGCTCCGCGCCCTCGCGCGCCTCCTCGCGCCCACCTCGGGCGGCGTGCTCCTCGACGACCGGCCGCTCGGGTCGTACCGCGCCAAGGAGGTCGCGCGGATCGTCGGCCTGCTCCCGCAGAGCGCCATCGCGCCCGAGGGGATCACGGTGGCCGACCTCGTGGCGCGCGGGCGGTTCCCGCACCAGAACCTCATCCGCCAGTGGACGTCGACCGACGAGGACGCCGTGCAGGACGCGATGGCCGCGACGGGCGTCGCCGACCTCGCCGCCCGCCACGTCGACGAGCTCTCCGGCGGCCAGCGCCAGCGGGTCTGGGTCGCGATGGCGCTCGCGCAGCAGACGCCCGTGCTGCTCCTGGACGAGCCCACGACCTTCCTCGACATCGCCCACCAGATCGAGCTGCTCGACCTCCTGGCCGACCTGCACCGCGACGGCAGCACGATCGTCGCCGTGCTGCACGACCTCAACCACGCCGCCCGCTACGCCGACCACCTCATCGTGATGGCGGAGGGCCGCGTGGTCGCGGCGGGAGCGCCGGGCGACGTCGTCACCGCCGAGCTCGTCGAGGAGGTCTTCGGCCTGCCGTGCCTCGTGATCGACGACCCCGTCTCGCACACGCCGCTCATCGTGCCGCGCGGCGGCCGCTGGGCCTGA
- a CDS encoding Fur family transcriptional regulator, with protein MKRNTWQREAVRQALDASTEFVSAQRLHARLHDAGSPIGLATVYRALGDLAAEGDADSLQSPDGEALYRTCDTGGHHHHLICRVCGKTVEIAADEVESWAHDVAARNGFTAPTHVVDVFGLCAECTRRAADAASADASATAAEAPASA; from the coding sequence ATGAAGCGGAACACGTGGCAGCGGGAGGCCGTGCGCCAGGCGCTCGACGCCTCCACCGAGTTCGTGAGCGCCCAGCGGCTGCACGCGCGCCTGCACGACGCGGGATCCCCGATCGGCCTGGCCACCGTGTACCGCGCGCTCGGCGACCTCGCCGCGGAGGGCGACGCCGACTCGCTGCAGTCGCCCGACGGCGAGGCGCTCTACCGCACCTGCGACACGGGCGGCCACCACCACCACCTCATCTGCCGTGTCTGCGGCAAGACGGTGGAGATCGCGGCCGACGAGGTCGAGTCGTGGGCGCACGACGTGGCCGCGCGCAACGGCTTCACCGCGCCGACCCACGTGGTCGACGTCTTCGGACTCTGCGCGGAGTGCACGCGCCGGGCGGCCGACGCGGCGTCCGCCGACGCCTCCGCGACCGCCGCCGAGGCCCCCGCATCCGCATGA
- a CDS encoding FecCD family ABC transporter permease, with protein sequence MSLRVLARASATDAPAGRARSGLSRSAGLLLALAALVLACLASIAIGSRDIPLGAVVDALAGRPRDAAELVVILDLRIPRTLVGLAAGLALGVAGALIQAVTRNPLADPGILGVTAGSAFAVAVATGVLGVTAVSGYLWFAFGGALVAAVVVYVVGSAGRGGGDPVRLTLAGVALGAVLAGITSGLLLADPQGFSAMRAWESGSLQDRGWDALLPVAPFLAVGVLLAALIARSLDAVALGDDLARSLGANVVVVRTVAVVAVTLLAGGATAMAGPIAFVGLMIPHIARWIVGPDQRWILAYTIVLAPVLLLAADVVGRVVLRPAELPAGIVTAVLGAPVLILLVRRQRASAL encoded by the coding sequence ATGTCGCTCCGGGTCCTCGCGCGCGCCTCCGCCACCGACGCCCCCGCGGGCCGGGCGCGGAGCGGTCTGTCGCGCTCGGCGGGCCTCCTGCTCGCGCTCGCGGCCCTCGTGCTGGCGTGCCTGGCGAGCATCGCGATCGGCTCGCGCGACATCCCGCTCGGCGCCGTGGTCGACGCGCTCGCCGGCCGGCCGCGCGATGCCGCCGAGCTCGTCGTGATCCTCGACCTCCGCATCCCGCGCACCCTCGTCGGCCTGGCCGCCGGCCTCGCGCTCGGGGTCGCGGGCGCGCTCATCCAGGCCGTCACGCGGAACCCGCTGGCGGATCCCGGCATCCTCGGCGTCACCGCCGGCTCGGCCTTCGCGGTCGCCGTCGCCACCGGCGTCCTCGGCGTGACCGCCGTGAGCGGTTACCTCTGGTTCGCCTTCGGCGGCGCGCTCGTGGCCGCCGTCGTGGTCTACGTGGTGGGATCCGCGGGGCGCGGCGGCGGGGACCCGGTGCGCCTCACGCTCGCCGGCGTCGCCCTCGGCGCGGTGCTCGCGGGCATCACCTCGGGCCTGCTGCTGGCCGACCCGCAGGGGTTCAGCGCCATGCGCGCCTGGGAGTCGGGCTCGCTGCAGGACCGCGGTTGGGACGCCCTCCTGCCGGTCGCTCCGTTCCTCGCGGTCGGCGTGCTGCTGGCCGCGCTCATCGCCCGGAGCCTCGACGCGGTCGCGCTCGGCGACGACCTCGCGCGGTCCCTCGGCGCGAACGTGGTGGTGGTGCGGACGGTCGCGGTCGTCGCGGTGACCCTGCTCGCGGGCGGGGCGACGGCGATGGCCGGGCCCATCGCGTTCGTGGGCCTGATGATCCCGCACATCGCCCGCTGGATCGTGGGGCCGGACCAGCGCTGGATCCTCGCGTACACGATCGTGCTCGCGCCCGTGCTGCTGCTCGCGGCCGACGTCGTGGGCCGGGTCGTGCTGCGGCCGGCGGAGCTGCCCGCGGGGATCGTGACGGCCGTGCTCGGCGCGCCCGTGCTGATCCTGCTCGTGCGCCGGCAGAGGGCGTCGGCGCTGTGA
- a CDS encoding VOC family protein, whose protein sequence is MSAIMNPYLSFRDQAAQALGFYQGIFGGEVETTTFGEGGMAQDPAEAGKVMHGQLTSGAGFVLMASDTPASMGVPSGSSISLSLSGDEEPVLRGWWDALTADGTVVLPLEVAPWGDQFGMCTDRYGIDWMVSISAAPAAG, encoded by the coding sequence ATGTCCGCGATCATGAACCCGTACCTGTCCTTCCGCGACCAGGCGGCGCAGGCGCTCGGCTTCTACCAGGGGATCTTCGGCGGCGAGGTCGAGACGACCACCTTCGGCGAGGGCGGCATGGCCCAGGATCCGGCCGAGGCCGGCAAGGTCATGCACGGCCAGCTGACCTCGGGCGCGGGCTTCGTGCTCATGGCGTCGGACACGCCGGCGTCGATGGGCGTGCCGAGCGGATCCTCCATCAGCCTCTCGCTCTCGGGCGACGAGGAGCCCGTGCTGCGCGGCTGGTGGGACGCGCTGACGGCCGACGGCACCGTCGTGCTGCCGCTCGAGGTGGCGCCGTGGGGCGACCAGTTCGGCATGTGCACCGACCGGTACGGGATCGACTGGATGGTGTCGATCAGCGCGGCGCCCGCCGCGGGCTGA
- a CDS encoding ATP-dependent DNA helicase, with translation MSTVPLSPEQAAVFQAIEGTRDHIFVTGRAGTGKSTLLTHLSWNTEKQIVICAPTGVAALNVGGQTIHSLFKLPIGVIADEEIEQTGELRKLLNTIDTLVIDEVSMVNADLVDAIDRSLRQARHKKDVPFGGVQVVLFGDPYQLAPVPGDGDERAYFADRYRSMWFFDANVWQEAQLRIYELTEIHRQHEEAFKEMLNAVRHGRVTAEIAGVLNAAGARPAPTDGAITLATRNDTVNRINAEALKRLPGRSLTATADVTGDFGGRTYPADEKLDLKIGAQVMFLRNDADQRWVNGSVGVVTRIDTNVYVELDGVVHEVEPVTWEKHKYSYSPTTKQLRRDVVADFTQFPLRLAWAVTIHKSQGKTYERAIVDLGARVFSPGQTYVALSRITDIDGLYLTRPLRPADIIVDENVRRFMSEATRIRVTPAVTPAG, from the coding sequence GTGAGCACGGTCCCCCTCTCCCCGGAGCAGGCCGCCGTCTTCCAGGCCATCGAGGGCACGCGCGACCACATCTTCGTCACGGGCCGCGCCGGCACCGGCAAGTCGACCCTCCTCACGCACCTGTCGTGGAACACCGAGAAGCAGATCGTCATCTGCGCGCCCACGGGCGTCGCCGCGCTGAACGTCGGCGGGCAGACCATCCACTCGCTGTTCAAGCTGCCCATCGGGGTCATCGCCGACGAGGAGATCGAGCAGACGGGCGAGCTGCGGAAGCTGCTCAACACCATCGACACGCTTGTCATCGACGAGGTCTCCATGGTCAACGCCGACCTCGTGGACGCCATCGACCGCAGCCTCCGCCAGGCCCGCCACAAGAAGGACGTGCCGTTCGGCGGCGTGCAGGTGGTGCTCTTCGGGGATCCGTACCAGCTGGCCCCCGTGCCCGGCGACGGCGACGAGCGCGCCTACTTCGCCGACCGCTACCGCTCCATGTGGTTCTTCGACGCGAACGTGTGGCAGGAGGCGCAGCTCCGCATCTACGAGCTCACCGAGATCCATCGGCAGCACGAGGAGGCGTTCAAGGAGATGCTGAACGCCGTGCGCCACGGACGCGTCACGGCGGAGATCGCGGGCGTCCTCAACGCGGCGGGCGCCCGGCCGGCGCCGACCGACGGGGCCATCACGCTGGCCACGCGCAACGACACGGTGAACCGGATCAACGCCGAGGCCCTCAAGCGCCTGCCCGGCCGCTCGCTCACCGCCACCGCCGACGTCACGGGCGACTTCGGCGGCCGCACCTACCCGGCCGACGAGAAGCTCGACCTCAAGATCGGCGCGCAGGTGATGTTCCTCCGCAACGACGCCGACCAGCGCTGGGTGAACGGATCCGTGGGCGTCGTCACGCGCATCGACACGAACGTGTACGTCGAGCTCGACGGCGTCGTGCACGAGGTCGAGCCGGTCACGTGGGAGAAGCACAAGTACTCGTACTCGCCCACCACGAAGCAGCTGCGGCGCGACGTCGTGGCCGACTTCACGCAGTTCCCGCTGCGGCTGGCGTGGGCGGTCACCATCCACAAGTCGCAGGGCAAGACCTACGAGCGGGCGATCGTCGACCTCGGCGCGCGCGTGTTCAGCCCCGGGCAGACGTACGTGGCGCTCAGCCGGATCACCGACATCGACGGCCTGTACCTCACGCGGCCGCTGCGGCCGGCCGACATCATCGTCGACGAGAACGTGCGGCGGTTCATGAGCGAGGCGACGCGGATCCGGGTGACCCCGGCGGTCACGCCCGCCGGCTGA
- the rpmB gene encoding 50S ribosomal protein L28, whose protein sequence is MAATCQVTGAVPGFGHNISHSHRRTKRRFDPNVQKKTYYVPSLRRNVKLTLSAKGIKVIDARGIESVVKDLLGRGVKI, encoded by the coding sequence ATGGCAGCAACCTGCCAGGTGACCGGCGCCGTCCCCGGCTTCGGACACAACATCTCGCACTCGCACCGGCGCACCAAGCGCCGCTTCGACCCGAACGTGCAGAAGAAGACGTACTACGTCCCCTCGCTGCGTCGCAACGTCAAGCTCACGCTCTCCGCGAAGGGCATCAAGGTCATCGACGCCCGCGGCATCGAGTCCGTCGTCAAGGACCTCCTCGGTCGTGGGGTGAAGATCTGA
- a CDS encoding FecCD family ABC transporter permease, whose protein sequence is MSAPARAGRRPAARIPGTVRLPVVGTRLQRREVLVGAALAVVIVAVALVALGTGDFPLTVPEVIRAMVLPDGSFASTIVLEWRLPRVLAALAFGAALGVAGAVFQSLTRNPLGSPDIIGFSTGSYTGALIVTTLAGAAFLPTAIGALAGGLGTALVVYLLAYRGGVQGFRLIITGIAVTAVLHGVNTFLLLKAGTEVAMAASIWGAGSLALVGWDRALPAFVALLVLAPAILLLSAPLRQLELGDDAARAHGVRAEPTRLALLVLGVALTAIVTAASGPIAFVALAAPQIARRLTRSAGLPLVPAALTGGLLLLAADSVAQHALPGTVPVGIVTVVVGGVYLIALLIREASRRA, encoded by the coding sequence GTGAGCGCGCCCGCCCGCGCCGGTCGCCGACCCGCCGCCCGCATCCCCGGCACCGTCCGGCTGCCCGTGGTGGGCACGCGCCTCCAGCGCCGGGAGGTGCTCGTGGGTGCGGCGCTCGCCGTCGTCATCGTCGCGGTCGCGCTCGTGGCGCTCGGCACCGGGGACTTCCCGCTCACGGTGCCCGAGGTGATCCGCGCGATGGTGCTCCCCGACGGGTCCTTCGCCTCGACCATCGTGCTCGAGTGGCGCCTGCCGCGCGTGCTGGCGGCCCTCGCGTTCGGTGCCGCGCTGGGGGTCGCGGGCGCGGTGTTCCAGTCGCTCACGCGCAACCCGCTGGGATCGCCGGACATCATCGGCTTCTCGACCGGCTCGTACACGGGCGCGCTGATCGTCACCACGCTGGCGGGCGCCGCCTTCCTGCCCACGGCGATCGGCGCGCTGGCCGGCGGGCTCGGCACGGCGCTCGTCGTGTACCTGCTCGCGTACCGCGGCGGCGTGCAGGGGTTCCGGCTGATCATCACGGGCATCGCCGTCACGGCCGTGCTGCACGGGGTCAACACGTTCCTGCTGCTGAAGGCGGGCACCGAGGTGGCGATGGCCGCGTCGATCTGGGGCGCCGGATCCCTCGCGCTCGTCGGCTGGGACCGCGCCCTCCCCGCGTTCGTCGCCCTCCTCGTGCTCGCGCCGGCGATCCTGCTGCTCTCGGCCCCGCTCCGGCAGCTCGAGCTCGGCGACGACGCCGCGCGCGCCCACGGCGTGCGGGCCGAGCCGACGCGGCTGGCACTGCTGGTCCTCGGCGTCGCCCTCACCGCGATCGTGACGGCGGCGTCCGGGCCCATCGCGTTCGTCGCGCTCGCCGCCCCGCAGATCGCCCGCCGCCTCACCCGCAGCGCCGGCCTGCCCCTCGTGCCGGCCGCGCTGACGGGCGGCCTGCTGCTGCTCGCCGCCGACTCCGTCGCCCAGCACGCGCTGCCGGGGACGGTGCCCGTGGGGATCGTCACGGTCGTCGTCGGCGGGGTCTACCTGATCGCGCTGCTGATCCGCGAGGCGTCCCGCCGTGCCTGA
- a CDS encoding HU family DNA-binding protein, with amino-acid sequence MADKSLNRTELVAAVAAESGQSQAAVNGVLDALFSTVATNVADGVKVTIPGWVAFEQTARAARTGRNPQTGEPLEIKASKGVKVSAGSKLKAAVK; translated from the coding sequence ATGGCTGACAAGTCACTCAACCGCACCGAGCTCGTTGCCGCCGTCGCCGCGGAGTCGGGACAGAGCCAGGCCGCCGTCAACGGCGTCCTCGACGCTCTCTTCTCCACCGTCGCGACCAACGTCGCCGACGGCGTCAAGGTCACGATCCCGGGCTGGGTCGCGTTCGAGCAGACGGCTCGCGCCGCGCGCACGGGCCGCAACCCGCAGACGGGCGAGCCCCTCGAGATCAAGGCGTCCAAGGGCGTCAAGGTCTCCGCCGGCAGCAAGCTCAAGGCCGCCGTCAAGTAG
- a CDS encoding transcriptional regulator yields the protein MADLDPVIHAQARLRIVASLATLDAGEALSFPRLQEILDMTAGNLSTHLRKLEDPGYVEVRKTHEGRQPVTYLALTTVGRRAFEDYRRALTEMLDA from the coding sequence TTGGCTGACCTCGACCCCGTGATCCACGCGCAGGCCCGGCTGCGGATCGTCGCGTCGCTCGCCACCCTCGACGCGGGGGAGGCGCTGTCGTTCCCGCGGCTCCAGGAGATCCTCGACATGACGGCCGGCAACCTGTCGACGCACCTGCGGAAGCTCGAGGACCCCGGCTACGTCGAGGTGCGGAAGACGCACGAGGGGCGGCAGCCCGTGACCTACCTGGCGCTCACGACGGTCGGGCGGCGGGCGTTCGAGGACTACCGCCGGGCGCTCACGGAGATGCTCGACGCGTAG
- a CDS encoding DUF998 domain-containing protein, giving the protein MSTRPDAVPAAAGIAWIAAAVVYVGTEAIAASAFPGYSYSANYISDLGVPEVAEFQGRTIDSPLAAVMNAGFVLQGVLYLVAAAIATRALRAGPRRAFLALAALHAVGIIVVGLIHGSAASDASGIGWLHVVGAGLAIISGNVASIVAGAGSRRLGAPRAFRVASVALGVVGLAALVALQSLGGSDVDGIWERGSVYTVTAWELLTGIAVLVAARRARAD; this is encoded by the coding sequence ATGAGCACCCGCCCCGACGCCGTCCCCGCGGCCGCCGGCATCGCCTGGATCGCCGCCGCCGTCGTCTACGTCGGCACCGAGGCCATCGCCGCTTCCGCCTTCCCCGGTTACAGCTACTCCGCCAACTACATCAGCGACCTCGGCGTGCCCGAGGTCGCCGAGTTCCAGGGCCGCACCATCGACTCGCCGCTCGCCGCCGTCATGAACGCGGGCTTCGTCCTCCAGGGCGTCCTCTACCTCGTCGCCGCGGCCATCGCCACGCGCGCCCTCCGCGCCGGCCCGCGCCGCGCGTTCCTCGCCCTCGCGGCCCTGCACGCGGTCGGGATCATCGTGGTCGGCCTCATCCACGGCAGCGCCGCGAGCGACGCGAGCGGCATCGGCTGGCTGCACGTCGTCGGGGCCGGGCTCGCGATCATCTCGGGCAACGTCGCCTCGATCGTGGCGGGCGCCGGCTCCCGCCGCCTCGGCGCACCCCGCGCGTTCCGCGTCGCGAGCGTCGCCCTCGGGGTCGTGGGCCTCGCCGCGCTCGTCGCGCTGCAGTCGCTCGGCGGATCCGACGTCGACGGGATCTGGGAGCGCGGCTCCGTCTACACCGTCACCGCGTGGGAGCTCCTCACGGGCATCGCCGTGCTCGTGGCCGCTCGCCGGGCCCGCGCCGACTGA
- a CDS encoding iron-siderophore ABC transporter substrate-binding protein, whose product MRFPTTGSALVAITVATLALTGCSAASDPGASAPPASGSASGAFPATVDTKFGEVTVPSEPTRVVALGWGDAETALALGVQPVGASDWLGFGEDADGVGPWAQDLYTEAPQLIETLEPSYEAIAALKPDLILDTKGSGDQARYDRLSQIAPTIGVPEGADSYLTDMEDQVDMVAEALGREDQGDALLEAVDQRFDEVEAAHPDWKGKTVTAATKTSEGWGAYVEGSERVAFLERLGFAQSPTIAGIPANAGGFSVDVSSEQLDLLDADVIVAFPIFIDKAVITDDPLWQAIPAVAAGHAIVLDGDVSSAYSIGTTLSTGYALDRLVPLLETATS is encoded by the coding sequence ATGAGGTTCCCCACCACCGGCTCCGCGCTCGTCGCGATCACCGTCGCGACGCTCGCCCTCACCGGGTGCAGCGCCGCGTCCGACCCGGGCGCGTCCGCGCCGCCGGCCTCCGGATCCGCGTCCGGCGCCTTCCCCGCCACCGTCGACACGAAGTTCGGCGAGGTGACCGTGCCGAGCGAGCCGACGCGCGTCGTCGCCCTCGGCTGGGGCGACGCGGAGACCGCGCTCGCCCTCGGCGTGCAGCCCGTCGGCGCGTCCGACTGGCTCGGCTTCGGCGAGGACGCCGACGGCGTCGGCCCCTGGGCGCAGGACCTCTACACGGAGGCGCCGCAGCTCATCGAGACGCTCGAGCCCTCCTACGAGGCGATCGCGGCGCTGAAGCCCGACCTCATCCTCGACACCAAGGGCTCCGGCGACCAGGCGCGCTACGACCGCCTCTCGCAGATCGCTCCGACCATCGGCGTGCCCGAGGGCGCCGACAGCTACCTCACCGACATGGAGGACCAGGTCGACATGGTCGCCGAGGCACTCGGCCGCGAGGACCAGGGCGACGCGCTCCTCGAGGCGGTGGACCAGCGCTTCGACGAGGTCGAGGCCGCGCACCCCGACTGGAAGGGCAAGACCGTCACGGCCGCCACCAAGACCAGCGAGGGCTGGGGCGCCTACGTCGAGGGCAGCGAGCGCGTCGCGTTCCTCGAGCGCCTCGGCTTCGCGCAGAGCCCCACCATCGCCGGGATCCCCGCGAACGCCGGCGGCTTCTCGGTGGACGTCTCCTCCGAGCAGCTCGACCTGCTCGACGCCGACGTGATCGTGGCGTTCCCGATCTTCATCGACAAGGCCGTCATCACGGACGACCCGCTGTGGCAGGCGATCCCCGCGGTCGCGGCCGGCCACGCGATCGTGCTCGACGGCGACGTCTCGTCGGCCTACTCCATCGGCACGACGCTCTCCACCGGCTACGCGCTCGACCGGCTCGTGCCGCTGCTGGAGACCGCCACGTCCTGA
- the rpsN gene encoding 30S ribosomal protein S14: MAKKSKIARNEQRKVIVERYAAKRLELKKALVDPNGTDESREAARAGIQRLPRDASPVRVRQRDGIDGRPRGNLSKFGISRVRFRDMAHRGELPGITKSSW; encoded by the coding sequence ATGGCCAAGAAGAGCAAGATCGCCCGCAACGAGCAGCGCAAGGTCATCGTCGAGCGGTACGCCGCGAAGCGCCTCGAGCTGAAGAAGGCCCTCGTGGACCCGAACGGCACCGACGAGAGCCGCGAGGCGGCCCGCGCCGGCATCCAGCGCCTCCCGCGCGACGCCTCGCCCGTCCGCGTCCGCCAGCGCGACGGCATCGACGGTCGCCCCCGCGGCAACCTGTCGAAGTTCGGCATCTCCCGCGTCCGCTTCCGGGACATGGCCCACCGCGGCGAGCTTCCGGGCATCACGAAGTCGAGCTGGTAG